The Nocardioides houyundeii genome includes the window GACGGCCCAGGGCGTCACGCGGACGGGCCTGCCGGGCGCGGCCCTCCTCGTCGCGGTCCCGGTCACCGGACGGCGTGGGCGCGAACGGGTCCTCAGGCATGCCGTCACCCTACGGGGGGCCGCGCGCATCAGCGCCTGCCGGTTTCACCTCAGTAGGGTGACCGGGTGACCGGGCTGCCGATCAGGGTTCTGCTCGATGTCGACACCGGCATCGACGACGCGTTGGCGCTGCTGTACGCGACGGCGACGCCGCGGCTCGACGTTGTCGGGGTGTCCGCAGTCGTGGGAAACGTGCCGGTCGACGTGGGTGCTCGCAACGCCGCCAAGGTGTTGGCGGCGGTCGGCGAGACAGAAGTCCCCGTGGTGCAAGGGGCGGCCTTCACGACCCAGGGACGTGGTGCCCGGCGCGGGCCGACGAACCACGGTCCCGACGGCCTGGGGGGTGTGAGTCTGGCCGGCCCGTTCCGCGAGCCGGGCAGCGACCCCCTGGCCCTGCTCGATCGGCTGACGTCTGATCATCCGATCACGGTGGCGGCGTGCGCGCCCCTGACGAACGTCGCCCAGCTCGCCCGCCGCAAGGGGGTGGGACGGATCGTCCTGGTCGGTGGTGAGCTGCTCGTCGAGGACGAGCTCGAGTTCAACATCGGGCACGATCCGGTGGCTGCCGCCGCGGTGCTCGCCACCGAGGTGCCGACCACGGTCTATCCGGTGGACCTGTTCGACCGGATCGTCGTCTCACCGTCGCTCGTCAGGCGGCTGCAGGATGCGACCACC containing:
- a CDS encoding nucleoside hydrolase, which translates into the protein MTGLPIRVLLDVDTGIDDALALLYATATPRLDVVGVSAVVGNVPVDVGARNAAKVLAAVGETEVPVVQGAAFTTQGRGARRGPTNHGPDGLGGVSLAGPFREPGSDPLALLDRLTSDHPITVAACAPLTNVAQLARRKGVGRIVLVGGELLVEDELEFNIGHDPVAAAAVLATEVPTTVYPVDLFDRIVVSPSLVRRLQDATTAAAQLAGELLRVRRDHMLGDAGALVFLAHPELFEVTRARMAVTAGRLTPVEQPELGSVVDVVTSADADAVVAAFVEAVVQPRHCPE